The following coding sequences lie in one Glycine max cultivar Williams 82 chromosome 19, Glycine_max_v4.0, whole genome shotgun sequence genomic window:
- the LOC106797298 gene encoding uncharacterized protein yields MNILSYNIRGLGRGIKWASIRKLVGKHQVDVLCLQETKRDSLSKEDCQVLWGHSDVAWEWQPGENTAGGLLCIWDNNNFQVDFRITEKRFIMLGGTWLAEMQRVVVVNIYASCDIEGKRQLWQSLSKRKSQIQDDCWCLVGDFNCVRNPSERLGSNRSNSDNGLISEFNDWLHEMEVDDIPCVGKPFTWVRPNGSCKSKLDRVCVSNGWLSRWPDSSQFNLERNYSDYCSIIMHSKCIDWGPKPFKVYDGWLMNKQFQKVVRDCWLDYQPMGWGGYALKCKLQHLKQRLKIWSKDNIGDLCSKVKQLQQKLNDLENSIPAQPSEQQVQELKKTQADLWGKATMQESIVRQKSRCRWIKEGDNNTSYFHRVINFRRRRNALRGMQIEFHVNASFPKGLNSSFIALIPKIKDPQSINDFRPISLIGCVYKIITKILANRLSKVMNHLVDERQTTFVKGRQLLHGVLIANEVVEEARRSKRPCMAFKVDFEKAYDSVSWQFLFYMMGRMGFHDRWIGWIKGCLTSSSISILVNGSSTSEFKSQRGLRQGDPLAPLLFVLVAEGLTGMMREAIIKNCFQSFLVGKHKIPVNILQFVDDTIFFGEASMDNVKAVKAILRSYEMVSGLRINFAKSHFGAIGQSEEWYCSAADYLNCDMLQFPFCYLGLPIGINPRRKMVWEPIIRRFEARLNKWNQRNISMAGRITLINVVLTALPLFYLSFYRAPSTVINRLNAIQRHFLWGGNSEGKKIAWIAWSHVCSSRERGGLGIKDIKALNNALLIKWKWLMFQQSD; encoded by the exons ATGAATATTCTTTCCTACAATATTAGAGGGTTGGGTAGAGGCATTAAATGGGCATCTATTAGGAAACTGGTTGGGAAGCATCAAGTGGATGTTCTGTGTTTGCAAGAAACAAAAAGGGATTCTCTTTCTAAGGAAGATTGTCAGGTTTTGTGGGGCCACTCAGATGTTGCATGGGAATGGCAACCTGGTGAGAACACTGCTGGGGGGCTGCTGTGTATTTGGGATAATAACAACTTTCAGGTTGATTTCAGAATCACTGAAAAGAGATTTATTATGTTGGGTGGGACTTGGTTGGCTGAGATGCAGAGAGTGGTTGTAGTCAATATCTATGCTTCTTGTGATATTGAAGGTAAAAGACAGCTGTGGCAGAGCTTGAGTAAAAGGAAATCTCAAATTCAGGATGATTGTTGGTGTCTGGTAGGGGATTTCAATTGTGTTAGGAATCCCTCTGAAAGATTGGGAAGTAACCGCAGCAATTCAGATAATGGCTTAATATCTGAATTCAATGATTGGCTTCatgaaatggaggttgatgataTTCCTTGTGTGGGTAAACCCTTTACTTGGGTTAGGCCTAATGGCTCCTGCAAAAGCAAACTGGACAGAGTGTGTGTTTCTAATGGCTGGTTGTCCAGATGGCCTGATAGCTCCCAATTTAACCTTGAGAGGAATTACTCTGACTATTGTTCTATTATCATGCACTCTAAATGCATTGATTGGGGCCCTAAACCTTTTAAGGTTTATGATGGATGGTTAATGAACAAGCAATTTCAGAAGGTAGTGAGGGACTGTTGGTTAGATTATCAGCCTATGGGGTGGGGTGGTTATGCTTTAAAATGCAAGCTTCAGCATCTTAAACAGAGGCTAAAAATCTGGAGTAAAGACAACATAGGAGACCTGTGCAGCAAAGTCAAACAGCTTCAACAGAAACTAAATGACTTGGAGAATTCTATACCAGCTCAACCTTCTGAACAACAAGTCCAGGAGCTCAAGAAAACCCAAGCTGACCTTTGGGGAAAAGCTACTATGCAGGAGTCTATTGTGAGGCAGAAATCAAGATGCAGATGGATCAAAGAGGGGGACAACAACACATCCTATTTTCATAGAGTTATTAATTTCAGGAGGAGGAGAAATGCTTTGAGGGGAATGCAGATTG AATTCCATGTGAATGCTTCCTTCCCCAAGGGTCTCAACTCTTCTTTCATTGCTCTTATCCCTAAGATTAAGGACCCTCAATCCATTAATGATTTCAGACCCATCTCCCTCATTGGATGTGTCTACAAAATCATTACTAAGATATTGGCTAATAGGCTCAGCAAGGTCATGAACCACCTCGTTGATGAAAGGCAAACAACCTTTGTGAAGGGTAGACAGCTGCTCCATGGTGTTTTAATTGCCAATGAGGTGGTTGAGGAGGCTAGGAGGTCTAAGAGGCCTTGCATGGCGTTTAAAGTTGACTTTGAAAAAGCTTACGACTCGGTGTCTTggcaatttctgttttatatgATGGGAAGAATGGGGTTCCATGATAGATGGATTGGTTGGATTAAGGGGTGCCTCACATCATCCTCTATATCTATTCTTGTGAATGGAAGCTCTACATCTGAATTTAAGTCTCAAAGAGGCTTGAGACAAGGGGACCCTTTAGCCCCCTTATTGTTTGTCTTGGTGGCTGAAGGCTTGACAGGAATGATGAGGGAAGCTATAATCAAAAACTGCTTTCAAAGTTTCTTGGTAGGGAAGCATAAGATCCCAGTGAACATCCTCCAATTTGTTGATGATACTATCTTTTTtggagaagcttctatggataATGTCAAAGCTGTGAAGGCCATTCTTAGAAGCTATGAGATGGTTTCAGGCTTGAGAATTAACTTTGCCAAGAGCCACTTTGGGGCAATTGGCCAATCTGAAGAATGGTATTGTTCTGCTGCTGATTATCTTAATTGTGACATGCTTCAATTCCCCTTCTGCTACTTAGGGTTGCCTATAGGCATTAATCCGAGAAGAAAGATGGTGTGGGAGCCTATCATTAGAAGGTTTGAGGCTAGGTTGAACAAGTGGAATCAAAGGAACATCTCTATGGCTGGAAGAATCACCCTTATCAATGTTGTTTTAACAGCACTTCCCTTGTTTTACTTGTCTTTTTACAGGGCTCCCTCAACAGTCATTAATAGATTAAATGCTATTCAAAGACACTTTTTGTGGGGTGGAAATTCTGAAGGAAAGAAGATTGCTTGGATAGCTTGGAGCCATGTTTGTTCATCTAGAGAAAGGGGAGGTTTGGGTATTAAAGATATCAAGGCCCTCAACAATGCTCTTTTAATTAAATGGAAATGGTTGATGTTCCAGCAAAGTGACTAG
- the LOC100794962 gene encoding tRNA (guanine-N(7)-)-methyltransferase, whose protein sequence is MKRYCIATNATSTFHSIVSSYPGELVLVSIQCPNPDFNKPEHRWRMLQRSLIEAVVDLLAPNGKIFLQSDVEAVAIRMKEQFLTYGKGKLDMEHGQSEWLEENPFGLDQIGKGMF, encoded by the exons ATGAAAAG GTACTGTATCGCTACTAATGCAACATCAACATTCCATTCTATTGTTTCTTCTTATCCAGGAGAGTTAGTTCTTGTCTCAATACag TGTCCAAACCCTGATTTCAATAAACCTGAGCATAGATGGAGGATGCTGCAGAGATCTTTAATCGAAGCAGTGGTGGATCTTCTAGCACCTAATGGGAAG ATCTTTCTGCAATCCGATGTAGAAGCCGTGGCAATAAGAATGAAAGAACAATTTTTGACATATGGCAAGGGTAAGCTTGATATGGAGCATGGCCAAAGTGAGTGGCTTGAGGAAAACCCATTTGGACTTGATCAGATTGGGAAAGGCATGTTTTAG
- the LOC112997681 gene encoding phosphoglycerate kinase, protein MCAMKLTNDFFYVRKLPCWMIDNLYAIDFLSEVLQIQVVPLHGISFNKLSKMNGLEKENIHLLENLSNIKEEVANCVEFARVLSSGVDIFVNYSFSNSHKVLASTVGVTRFWYACIAGFYFEERLCLLKNLAEASRKPYVAIQSRLEVVISMIKQLPFSF, encoded by the exons ATGTGCGCAATGAAATTAACAAATGACTTCTTTTATGTGAGGAAGCTTCCATGTTGGATGATTGATAATCTCTATGCTATAGATTTCTTGTCAGAAGTTCTTCAAATACAAGTTGTTCCACTGCATGGAATTTCTTTTAACAAGCTATCAAAGATGAATGGCCTTGAGAAAGAGAATATCCATCTTCTTGAGAATCTTTCTAATATCAAAGAGGAAGTTGCTAACTGTGTGGAGTTTGCTAGAGTATTATCGTCAGGagttgacatctttgtcaattACTCCTTCTCCAACTCTCATAAAGTTCTAGCATCTACTGTTGGTGTCACCCGTTTCTGGTATGCCTGTATCGCTGGTTTTTACTTTGAGGAGAGGCTTTGTCTACTGAAGAATCTTGCAGAGGCAAGCAGGAAGCCATATGTAGCAATT CAATCCAGATTGGAGGTGGTAATCTCTATGATAAAGCAGCTTCCTTTCAGTTTTTAG
- the LOC106797297 gene encoding uncharacterized protein gives MVEVSKQFIWRLERGDQSLFWEDYWMDGRITLKDKYPELYRISLQKHHTVAEMGSFCESRWEWKFSWRRNLFDNEMGIASDFLDQTAVINLNVLSKDSWVWGAASNGIFSSKSAYLCIKVELSPADHQLGFCQLWDTKIPPRALTFAWRLLWDRLPTKENLSRRNVDLVNDLCPFCQSSFESASHLFFSCHKVMPLWWEFNTWVKKDRALHCRPMEHFLQQYSIAGSKASNTRRKIWWIAATTSIWKLRNDVIFHNQPFQISKLVDNTNFLTWSWLRGWEKDFNAPFHQWSSTMPMAFI, from the coding sequence ATGGTTGAGGTATCTAAGCAGTTTATTTGGAGGCTGGAAAGAGGTGACCAAAGTTTGTTCTGGGAGGACTATTGGATGGATGGGAGGATAACTCTTAAAGATAAATATCCAGAGCTATATCGTATCTCCTTGCAAAAACATCATACTGTAGCAGAGATGGGCTCTTTCTGTGAATCGAGGTGGGAATGGAAATTCTCTTGGAGGCGCAATCTGTTTGACAATGAAATGGGGATAGCCTCAGATTTTCTTGATCAGACTGCTGTCATCAACTTAAATGTTTTGTCAAAGGATAGCTGGGTGTGGGGAGCTGCTTCTAATGGGATATTCTCTTCTAAATCTGCTTATCTTTGCATTAAAGTTGAGCTGTCTCCTGCAGATCATCAACTTGGTTTCTGCCAGCTGTGGGATACTAAAATTCCTCCTAGAGCCTTAACCTTTGCGTGGAGATTGCTGTGGGATAGGCTTCCTACTAAGGAGAACCTATCCAGGAGAAATGTTGATCTGGTCAATGACTTATGCCCCTTCTGTCAAAGCAGCTTTGAATCTGCTTCCCACTTGTTTTTCTCTTGTCACAAAGTTATGCCTTTGTGGTGGGAATTTAACACCTGGGTTAAGAAGGATAGAGCTCTTCACTGCAGGCCCATGGAGCACTTCCTTCAGCAATATTCCATAGCAGGTTCGAAGGCTTCGAATACAAGAAGGAAAATTTGGTGGATAGCAGCTACAACGTCCATATGGAAGCTCCGTAATGATGTCATCTTTCATAATCAGCCTTTCCAGATTTCTAAGCTAGTGGATAACACTAACTTTCTTACTTGGTCCTGGCTGAGGGGGTGGGAAAAGGACTTCAATGCCCCCTTTCATCAATGGTCCTCAACCATGCCTATGGCATTTATTTAG